The following coding sequences lie in one Pyrobaculum sp. 3827-6 genomic window:
- a CDS encoding HEPN domain-containing protein — translation MGREEAEVLKERARLFLDAAKDDLRAGRFDLAAFHSEQAAQLALRYLLASTTGYYPHTHSLATLFEQVKELRSDLWKLYLDNRMAFEVMEDAYLGGRYLPRRYAKEVAEHLVKIAEKVVELCTSSTM, via the coding sequence GTGGGTAGAGAGGAGGCGGAGGTGCTGAAAGAGAGGGCGCGCCTTTTCCTAGACGCCGCAAAAGACGACTTAAGAGCCGGGAGATTCGACCTAGCCGCCTTCCACAGCGAACAGGCGGCCCAGCTGGCGCTGAGGTACCTCCTAGCCTCCACAACAGGATACTACCCACACACCCACTCACTAGCCACCCTCTTTGAACAAGTAAAAGAACTAAGAAGCGATTTGTGGAAGCTCTACCTGGATAATAGAATGGCGTTTGAAGTAATGGAGGACGCATACCTCGGCGGGAGGTACCTCCCCAGGAGGTACGCCAAAGAGGTCGCCGAGCACCTGGTAAAAATAGCCGAAAAAGTCGTAGAGCTGTGCACCTCAAGCACTATGTAG
- the mcm gene encoding minichromosome maintenance protein MCM yields the protein MTVEVELDILRDKFRELVTGNEKISDELINMIIQRKRSLEVDFHDILMFDKTLADLVIERPKQVLPEADKVVREIVEEKDPETARQLKRFYFRVRNPPLAVPLRKLRSEYIGRLIKIEGIVTRQTPPKHFLYKALYRCTQCGYEIELMQELERHVEPPAKCPRCGASKSFTLVTELSQYIDWQKVIIQERPEDLPPGQLPRSIEAVLLDDLVDTVKPGDIVALSGIVDLTLSELKKGRPPIVTSYVQGVHVETMNKELVEEITKEDEQKILEISRRPDVRELIVRSIAPSIYGYEEVKEAVACLLFGGNEIVYPDGVRVRGDVNILLIGDPGTAKSQLLKFVAKIAPRAVYTTGKGSSAAGLTAAVVRDKLTGEFYLEAGALVLADKGVAVIDEIDKMDAKDRVALHEAMEQNTVSISKAGIVATLNARAAVLAAANPAFGRYLPNRTVAENIDLPVSLLSRFDLIFVIRDEPREEFDSAVAGHILDLHSGKTPEAFRDVLRPDFLRKYIMYARRYVRPLLSEEAKERIKAFYLEMRRRYQGPGTAIAITARQLEALIRLTTAEAKMRLSPIATAEDAERAIRLYLAFLKSVGIDIESGAIDIDAIITGVPASRREAYIKVVELLKKMEEAEKGPVKIDKLKAEAEKLGIPPAEVQRIVDLLIRNGEAYTPRPGYIKRVT from the coding sequence GTGACTGTTGAGGTTGAGCTGGATATCTTGCGCGATAAGTTTAGAGAGTTGGTGACGGGTAACGAGAAGATCTCCGACGAGCTTATCAACATGATTATCCAGCGGAAGAGGTCGCTGGAGGTGGATTTCCACGACATCCTGATGTTTGACAAGACACTGGCGGATCTAGTAATAGAGAGGCCTAAGCAGGTCCTGCCAGAGGCGGACAAGGTGGTGCGGGAAATCGTAGAGGAGAAGGACCCCGAGACCGCCAGGCAGCTTAAGCGCTTCTACTTCAGAGTGCGGAACCCCCCGCTTGCGGTCCCTCTGAGGAAGCTCAGGTCGGAGTACATAGGCCGCCTCATAAAAATAGAGGGTATAGTCACCAGGCAGACCCCCCCGAAGCACTTCCTATACAAGGCGCTGTACCGGTGCACCCAGTGCGGCTACGAGATTGAGCTCATGCAGGAGCTGGAGCGCCACGTCGAGCCCCCCGCCAAGTGCCCCAGATGCGGCGCCTCTAAGAGCTTCACCCTAGTCACAGAGCTCTCCCAGTACATAGACTGGCAGAAGGTAATAATACAAGAGAGGCCGGAGGACCTCCCACCCGGCCAGCTACCCCGTAGCATCGAGGCGGTGTTGCTAGACGACTTGGTAGACACTGTCAAGCCCGGCGACATAGTGGCGCTGTCGGGAATCGTCGACCTCACCCTCAGCGAGCTCAAGAAGGGCAGGCCCCCAATCGTCACCTCCTACGTCCAGGGAGTCCACGTAGAGACGATGAACAAGGAGCTCGTGGAGGAGATCACTAAGGAGGACGAGCAGAAAATCCTCGAAATCTCGAGGCGGCCCGACGTGAGGGAGCTAATAGTCAGGTCCATCGCCCCCTCCATATACGGCTACGAAGAGGTGAAGGAGGCAGTTGCGTGCCTACTCTTCGGAGGAAACGAAATCGTGTACCCAGACGGCGTCAGGGTCAGGGGCGACGTAAACATCCTCCTAATAGGCGACCCGGGCACCGCCAAGTCCCAGCTGTTGAAGTTTGTGGCTAAGATCGCCCCCCGCGCCGTCTACACCACGGGCAAGGGCTCCTCAGCAGCGGGCCTCACCGCCGCCGTGGTCAGAGACAAGCTGACGGGGGAGTTCTACCTAGAGGCGGGGGCCCTCGTCCTGGCCGACAAGGGTGTCGCCGTCATAGACGAGATAGATAAGATGGACGCCAAGGACCGGGTGGCCCTACACGAGGCGATGGAGCAGAACACCGTATCCATAAGCAAGGCAGGCATAGTGGCCACCCTCAACGCGAGAGCCGCCGTCCTCGCCGCCGCCAACCCAGCCTTCGGGAGGTACCTCCCCAACCGCACGGTGGCGGAGAACATAGACCTGCCCGTCTCCCTCCTCAGCAGATTCGACTTAATCTTCGTAATACGGGACGAGCCCAGGGAGGAGTTCGACTCAGCCGTCGCCGGCCACATACTAGACCTCCACTCCGGCAAGACCCCCGAGGCCTTCCGCGACGTGCTTAGGCCGGACTTCCTGAGGAAGTACATCATGTACGCCAGGCGGTACGTGAGGCCGCTCCTCAGCGAAGAGGCAAAGGAGAGGATAAAAGCCTTCTACCTAGAGATGAGGAGGCGCTACCAAGGCCCCGGCACAGCCATAGCCATAACCGCCAGGCAGCTGGAAGCCCTCATACGCCTCACCACCGCCGAGGCCAAGATGAGGCTGTCGCCCATAGCCACCGCCGAAGACGCCGAGAGAGCAATAAGGCTCTACCTCGCCTTCCTCAAATCCGTAGGCATAGACATAGAGTCGGGCGCCATAGATATCGACGCAATAATAACCGGCGTCCCCGCCTCCCGCAGAGAAGCCTACATAAAAGTAGTGGAGCTACTGAAGAAGATGGAAGAGGCGGAGAAAGGCCCCGTCAAAATCGACAAGCTCAAGGCAGAGGCCGAGAAGCTGGGAATCCCCCCCGCCGAGGTCCAGCGCATCGTAGACCTGCTAATCCGCAACGGCGAGGCCTACACCCCCAGACCAGGATACATAAAACGCGTCACGTAG
- a CDS encoding nucleotidyltransferase domain-containing protein: protein MHLKHYVARRHVLENWRTYVERLCQPAKALLGDAKIIVFGSVARGNWAPDSDIDVLVISPNAPEDPWRRAEISLALKDAAGEAATALELHIVTPQQYHNWYKKFIDAEVEIC from the coding sequence GTGCACCTCAAGCACTATGTAGCCCGCAGACACGTGCTAGAGAACTGGAGGACCTACGTGGAGAGGCTGTGCCAGCCAGCCAAGGCCCTCCTAGGCGACGCCAAGATCATCGTCTTTGGAAGCGTCGCGAGGGGCAACTGGGCCCCAGACAGCGACATAGACGTCCTCGTAATATCGCCAAACGCCCCAGAGGATCCCTGGCGCCGCGCTGAGATATCCCTAGCCCTTAAAGACGCCGCGGGGGAAGCCGCCACAGCCCTCGAGCTACACATAGTCACACCACAGCAGTACCACAACTGGTACAAGAAGTTCATAGACGCCGAGGTAGAAATCTGCTAA